Part of the Microbacterium sp. Clip185 genome is shown below.
ACGGTGCGAGGTGAGCTATCGGCCCGTGTGCGATCACGAGTTCGCGCTCGTGCTCACACGCGGTGTCGGGCCCGTGCTGCTCGCGCTCGTGCCGCTGGCGCTGCTGATCGTGGCAGCGCTCGGCCTTCGACGCGGACGCCGGGCGGGCCTGGTCCTGGCCGTCTGCGTCCAGGCCGCGCTGGCGGTCCTCGCCCTCTACGCGCTCGTCAGCGGCGAGCTCGCCATCGAGCCCTGGGCGGACGGATCCGGACTCGAGTACGTGCTGTGGGCGGTCGCCTCGATCGGCGTGCCCGTCGCGAGTGCGTCCGCGCTCGTCGCGGTACGCCGACGGTTCCCGGTGCGCGCGACCCGTCACGCCGCCCGAATCTTCGCCGCGACGGTGCTGGTGGCCTTCCTGGCCTGCGGTGCGGTCTTCGTGGCGAGCGAGACCCTGCTGCGGCAGTCGTTCGATGTGACTCCGACGCTCAGCGATATCGTGGCCGAGTCGTGGCGTCGGTTCGTCCCTCCCGCGTTCTTGCAGGGGATCGGCCAGCCGCCCTTCCCGCGCCACGGCGCGGCGCTCTGGATCTACCAGTGGGTCGGGGTCGTGTTCTGGGCGATCGTCGTCCTCGCTGTCGTGCGGCTCTACCGCAGCGTGCGTCGTCCCGAGGATGCCGATGCCCGCCTGTACCGCGACCTGCTGCGTCGCGGGGGCGGGACCCTCTCGTTCCTCGGGACCTGGCGAGGCACCAGCTACTGGTACAGCGCCGACCGCGCCTGTGCCGTCGCGTACCGCCTCGTGGGCGACGTCGCCCTGGCAGTCGGCGATCCCCTCACACCGGCGGGGGAGCAGGAGCGCGCGATTCGCGGCTTCGTCGACTTCTGCGCGGAGTCGGGGTGGACGGCGGCGTTCTACAGCATCCACGACGATGCCCTGCCGGTCTTCGATGACATGGGTTGGAAGTACGTCTCCGTGGGTGAGGAGACCGTGCTGGCGGCCTCCGAGGTCACCCTCGAGGGCAAGCAGTGGCAGAAGGTGCGCCAGCCGGTCACCCGCGCAGAGCGCGAAGGCATGACGGCGTTCTGGACGCGGTGGGCCGATCTCAGCGCCGCCGAACGTTCGCAGATCCGCGAGATCGACGAGCAATGGGTCGCCGACAAGGCTCTGCCGGAGATGGGGTTCACTCTGGGCACGCTCGAGGAGATCACCGACCCGGAAGTTGCGCTGCTGCTCGCTGTCGATCACGCCGACCGCATCCAGGTCGTGACGAGTTGGATGCCGTCGTGGCGCGACGGCGTGCCGAGCGGATGGACGCTCGATTTCATGCGGCGTCGTGCCGACGGGCCCAACGGACTGATGGAGTTCGCGATCGCGCGAGCGGCTCAGCAGGCCGCCGCCGACGGTGTGGCGGAGCTGAGTCTCTCGGGCGCTCCGATGGCGGTCAAGCCCGATGCCGAGGTGCCGGGCGACACGACGATCCTCTCGGGTGTGCTGGGCTGGCTGGCCCAGACCCTGGAACCCGCGTACGGTTTCGACTCCCTCTTCCGGTTCAAGCGGAAGTTCCATCCTCGGTATCGCACGATCTGGCTGGCATACGGCGACCCGGTCGATCTCCCACGGATCGGCACCGCGATCGGTCGGGCATACCTGCCCGACGCGACGGTTCGTGATGTGCTGACCCTGCTGCGCACCGCTCGAGGAGGAGACAGATGATCCAGTGGCTGCTGACGCTCGAGCTCATCAACAGCCCCGTGCGCTGGGTGATCTGGAGCCTCGTCGTCGTCCTGGCCGTTGCGGTGTTCGTCGTGCCGCCGCGCCGCATCCGCCGTCTGCTGATCGCCGCCGTCGCGGGTGGCATCATCGGCTACGGGGGCGCTCTGCTCCTTGAAGCGGCGGACGTGTTCCAGGGGCCGCTGCCGGGTCACGCCGCGCTGTGGATCGCAGCGGGCATCTCGGCCATCGCGGTGGGGGCGGTCGCGATCGGGCTGCGGCCGTGGTGGCGGCGGATCCTCGCACTGCTTCTTGTCGTCACCGGTGCGCTCGGCATCGGCGCGAGCGTCAATGCCGAGTACGGGCTCACCGGCAACCTTGCGGCGATCCTGGGCATCCAGGCCCTCGACAGTGCTCCGCTGCCGCAGGCGACAGCGGTGCGCAGCGACCCCGCCACCCTCTACGAGACCTGGAAGCCGCCGGCCGACATGCCCTCGAAGGGGCGAGTGAGCGCGCTGTCGGGCGAGCAGAAGATCCCCGCGACGGGGTTCGTCGCTCGCGACGCCGCGCTGTACCTGCCGCCGGCCGCGCTCGTTGCAGATCCGCCGCAGCTGCCTCTCCTGGTCTTCATGATGGGGCAGCCGGGTACCCCCGACCCCACGGTGCTCGCCAAGAGTCTCGATGCCTTCGCCGCGGCCCACGACGGGCTCGCGCCGATCGCGATCGTCGCCGACCAGCTGGGCTCCGTCAACGTCGACCCCGCCTGCGCCGATTCGACGAAGTACGGCAAGGTCTCGACCTACCTCAACGTCGATGTTCCGGCATACGCAGAGAAGCACCTGAACATCATCCAGGACCCCGCCTACTGGGTCATCGGCGGGTACTCGAACGGCGGCGCGTGCGCGTTGACCTACGGCGCAGCGAATCCGCAGACATGGGGCAACCTCATGGACATCTCGGGCAACGAGTATCCGGGATCGGAGCACGTCGACAAGACCGTGACCGAGGTGTTCGGCGGCGACCGCGCCGCCTTCGACGCTGCGAGTCCCGCATCCCTGCTCGCCGCCCACGCCGGCGCCTATGCCGGCCACGTGGCCGTGTTCACCCACGGCGGGCAGGATGCGCAGTTCGGTCCGGGGCAGGTGAAGAACGCGCAGCGTGCGCAGGCGGCCGGCTTCACGGTGCTGACCGAGACGATCCCGGGGGAGGGACACACAGGGCCCGTGCTTCAGAAGGGACTCGACTACGCGATCGGCGCACTGGCGCCCCGTCTCGGTCTCGCGGCGCCCGCCACGGGGTGAGGCTCTGCACACGTGAAGGCGGGCCCCGGAATCCCGGGGCCCGCCTTCACGTGATCCGACTCAGAACGTGAGCGCGCGGCGCAGGAGTTCCGCCTGCTCGATCTGGTGCATCTTCGCCGAGCCTGCCGCGGGGGAGGCGGATGCTGCGCGCGAGACGACGCGGATCGTGCGGTCGTGCAGGTGCTTGACGACCTCGAGGGCGATGAACGGCCACGCCCCCTGGTTCTCGGGCTCCTCCTGGACCCACACAAGCTCCGCGTTCGGGTAGCTGTCGATGACGGCGTTCAGCTCGTCGATCGGTGCGGGGTAGTACTGCTCGAGGCGTACCAGCGCCACCCGGTCGTCGGGGTTCTTGTCCAGCTCAGAGCGCAGATCCCAATGGATCTTGCCGGCGTGCAGCAGCACCCGCGTGACGGCGTTCTTGTCGACGCCGCGCTCGTCGTCCAGCACCGGCTCGAACTTGCCCTGCGTGAACGCCTCGACGGGGCTGACCGCGTCGCGCAGACGCAGCATGGCCTTGGGAGTGAACACGACCAGCGGGCGGCGCGGCTGGGCGTAGGCCTGGCGGCGGAGCAGATGGAAGTAGGACGCGGGCGTCGACGGACGTGCGACCGTCATGTTGTCCTGCGCGCACATCTGCAGGAAGCGCTCTATGCGCGCGGACGAGTGGTCGGGGCCCGCGCCCTCATAGCCGTGCGGGAGCAGCAGGACGACGCTCGACTGCTGGCCCCACTTCTGATCCGCAGACGAGAGGTAGGTGTCGATCACGGTCTGGGCGCCGTTGGCGAAGTCGCCGAACTGCGCCTCCCACAGCACCAGCGCGTCCGGCCGCTCCACCGAGTAGCCGTATTCGAATGCGACGGCCGCATACTCGCTGAGCAGCGAGTCGTAGACGAAGAAGCGACCCTGGCCCTCGCTGAGGTTGGTCAGCGGCAGCCATTCCTGACCGTTATTGCGGTCGTGGAAGACGGCGTGGCGCTGCACAAAGGTGCCGCGACGGGAGTCCTGGCCGGCCAGTCGCACCGGCGTTCCCTCGACGAGGAGCGAGCCGAACGCGAGCAGCTCGCCGAACGCCCAGTCGATACCGCCCGAACGGCTCATGGTGTGCCGCTTGTCGAGCAGCTGCTGC
Proteins encoded:
- a CDS encoding alpha/beta hydrolase — its product is MIQWLLTLELINSPVRWVIWSLVVVLAVAVFVVPPRRIRRLLIAAVAGGIIGYGGALLLEAADVFQGPLPGHAALWIAAGISAIAVGAVAIGLRPWWRRILALLLVVTGALGIGASVNAEYGLTGNLAAILGIQALDSAPLPQATAVRSDPATLYETWKPPADMPSKGRVSALSGEQKIPATGFVARDAALYLPPAALVADPPQLPLLVFMMGQPGTPDPTVLAKSLDAFAAAHDGLAPIAIVADQLGSVNVDPACADSTKYGKVSTYLNVDVPAYAEKHLNIIQDPAYWVIGGYSNGGACALTYGAANPQTWGNLMDISGNEYPGSEHVDKTVTEVFGGDRAAFDAASPASLLAAHAGAYAGHVAVFTHGGQDAQFGPGQVKNAQRAQAAGFTVLTETIPGEGHTGPVLQKGLDYAIGALAPRLGLAAPATG
- a CDS encoding bifunctional lysylphosphatidylglycerol flippase/synthetase MprF codes for the protein MSQAGSSRTRRHVITAAQLRRYAVRHPVALGLAALVLAASVATGSLWGADATMWGSGAAALADGRWWSVVTALVVPDSTVEVFLSVLLALTAFAYAESQLGHLRSAIVFVSGGVVSILLGALAHAALWGLDELRPLESNDPVLDPSMGIFAAVLAASALASALWRRRIRLVALATVVMFALYAGDADSWYRLIAALLGLAAGSLLARRRPRLDWHRSSSREVRALMSVLVAITGLGPLAAVIAGGGRGPFSVVASSFLAYDEHLVERCEVSYRPVCDHEFALVLTRGVGPVLLALVPLALLIVAALGLRRGRRAGLVLAVCVQAALAVLALYALVSGELAIEPWADGSGLEYVLWAVASIGVPVASASALVAVRRRFPVRATRHAARIFAATVLVAFLACGAVFVASETLLRQSFDVTPTLSDIVAESWRRFVPPAFLQGIGQPPFPRHGAALWIYQWVGVVFWAIVVLAVVRLYRSVRRPEDADARLYRDLLRRGGGTLSFLGTWRGTSYWYSADRACAVAYRLVGDVALAVGDPLTPAGEQERAIRGFVDFCAESGWTAAFYSIHDDALPVFDDMGWKYVSVGEETVLAASEVTLEGKQWQKVRQPVTRAEREGMTAFWTRWADLSAAERSQIREIDEQWVADKALPEMGFTLGTLEEITDPEVALLLAVDHADRIQVVTSWMPSWRDGVPSGWTLDFMRRRADGPNGLMEFAIARAAQQAAADGVAELSLSGAPMAVKPDAEVPGDTTILSGVLGWLAQTLEPAYGFDSLFRFKRKFHPRYRTIWLAYGDPVDLPRIGTAIGRAYLPDATVRDVLTLLRTARGGDR